In bacterium, the sequence GTCGAGCACGGTAGACTGCTGCTCCGCGAGCTTGGTCAGGTGCACGGCCGGCTGGGGGATCTGGCTGAGCCTCCGCGTGAGTGCGAAAAGTTCCTGTTCCCATTGGTCGTCCGGGAGCAGGCGGTCGATCAGTCCCATCTGCAGCGCCTCGGGTGCGGCTACCGTGCGGCTCGACCACAGGAACTCGAGGGCGCGGCCGGGCCCGAGCAGGCGCGGCAGGGTCAGGTTCAGGCCCCAGCCGGCCACGAGTCCGCCCGACATGTCGGGCGCCGTGAACGTGGCCGACTCGCTCGCGACACGGATGTCCGCGGCCAGGAACAGGCCCAGGCCCACGCTGCGGATCTCGCCGCGCGTTGCCGCCAGCACCGGCTTGGGGCACTCAGAGGTCAGCGTGACGATGCGGCGGGCGATCTCGTCTTCGGCGGCCA encodes:
- a CDS encoding enoyl-CoA hydratase/isomerase family protein, with amino-acid sequence MQYDNFDCEVADGCATVRLVGPGAPDLGAMCDEFVDLMLRLQEDRAARVILLTDGDHAFDLHRDLEGLAGSRGRGRGFELLAAEDEIARRIVTLTSECPKPVLAATRGEIRSVGLGLFLAADIRVASESATFTAPDMSGGLVAGWGLNLTLPRLLGPGRALEFLWSSRTVAAPEALQMGLIDRLLPDDQWEQELFALTRRLSQIPQPAVHLTKLAEQQSTVLDLTSMLALEWESQQQCWDSDETSEGLRAWREGRVPHLEAATGSDEDDD